From Vreelandella neptunia, the proteins below share one genomic window:
- a CDS encoding ABC transporter permease, with translation MTPALIFDNKTGSGNKYGSQHRWLLSSLLIAIVLLSLAPSLRLLIEALSDLTQGRQSPLWQVLNSASTWRALWQSLYTSGLGMLIALILGSLFAFAITLTNVRGKAWLVFCFMLPMMIPPQVTALSWLQLFGPASPLLKSMGIAPPLGSPQPLYSAEGIALLLGIQSAPLVFLALRTSLLSLPRELIEAARISGAKQTQVWGHIILPVTRSGLIAGGAMAFISSLGNFGIPAMLGIPAGYYVLPTLIYQRMANFGTGVLAEMAALSLLIGLLALAGVALQQQLMNRSRFGLGGHSGRSHDFTLGSWRSLVTATLVGILLIILVAPLLALIISSLVPAMGVPLNAETATLNAYAEVMGRQGATWRAVNNSLWLAGSAAVVLMLLSLPLAYRLQRLPERWRGVVLSAIEIPYALPGVVLAIACILLFVRPLPIINVALYGTLGLIFIAYLARFLVVCVKPVATSLAQLDPSLEEAAQLAGAGPWRRLGSIILPLVAPALFAGGLLVFLLAVNELTVSALLWSAGNETLGVLIFNLDEGGESVLASAVSVLVVIMVASLMLTLSLLAPRLPKGVIPWQS, from the coding sequence ATGACGCCCGCTCTCATCTTTGACAACAAGACCGGCAGCGGCAACAAGTACGGCAGCCAGCACCGCTGGCTGCTTTCAAGCCTGCTGATCGCCATTGTACTGCTGAGCCTGGCGCCCAGCCTGCGCCTGCTGATCGAGGCGTTGAGCGACCTTACCCAAGGCCGCCAGTCACCGCTGTGGCAGGTGCTCAACAGTGCCAGCACTTGGCGAGCACTGTGGCAGAGCCTGTATACCTCGGGGCTCGGCATGCTGATCGCCCTGATCCTGGGTAGCCTGTTCGCCTTTGCCATCACGCTCACCAATGTGCGCGGCAAAGCGTGGCTGGTGTTCTGCTTTATGCTGCCGATGATGATTCCGCCCCAGGTTACCGCCTTGAGCTGGCTGCAGCTCTTTGGCCCGGCCAGCCCGCTACTGAAAAGTATGGGCATAGCGCCGCCGCTAGGCAGCCCACAACCGCTCTATTCCGCTGAAGGCATCGCTTTACTGCTGGGCATCCAGAGCGCGCCACTGGTGTTTCTGGCCCTGCGCACCAGCCTGCTCTCGCTGCCCCGGGAACTGATAGAAGCCGCCCGCATTAGCGGTGCCAAACAAACCCAGGTGTGGGGTCACATTATTCTCCCCGTGACCCGTAGCGGCTTGATCGCCGGGGGCGCGATGGCGTTTATCTCGAGTCTTGGCAACTTCGGCATCCCCGCCATGCTGGGTATTCCCGCAGGCTATTACGTGCTGCCCACGCTGATCTACCAGCGTATGGCCAACTTCGGTACCGGCGTGTTGGCAGAAATGGCCGCCCTATCACTGCTGATTGGGTTGCTGGCGCTGGCCGGGGTGGCGCTGCAGCAGCAGCTTATGAACCGCAGCCGCTTTGGGCTGGGCGGCCATAGTGGACGCTCCCACGATTTTACCCTGGGAAGTTGGCGCTCTCTGGTGACCGCCACGCTCGTCGGGATATTACTGATTATTCTGGTCGCGCCGCTGCTTGCGCTCATTATCAGTTCGCTGGTGCCGGCCATGGGCGTGCCGTTAAACGCCGAGACCGCCACCCTGAACGCTTACGCTGAAGTGATGGGTCGCCAAGGCGCCACATGGCGAGCGGTGAACAACAGTCTGTGGCTAGCGGGCAGCGCGGCGGTGGTACTGATGCTGCTGAGTCTGCCACTGGCTTACCGGCTACAGCGCCTGCCGGAACGTTGGCGGGGTGTGGTACTCAGTGCCATCGAGATTCCCTATGCGCTGCCTGGCGTGGTGTTGGCGATTGCCTGCATCCTGCTCTTTGTCCGCCCGCTGCCGATTATCAATGTGGCGCTCTACGGCACCCTGGGGCTGATTTTTATCGCTTATCTAGCACGCTTTCTGGTGGTCTGCGTCAAGCCTGTCGCCACCAGCCTGGCGCAGTTGGATCCTTCCCTTGAAGAGGCAGCACAGCTCGCGGGGGCAGGCCCCTGGCGACGCCTGGGCAGCATTATTTTACCCCTGGTCGCGCCCGCGCTGTTCGCAGGCGGCCTGCTGGTGTTTCTGCTGGCGGTCAACGAACTGACCGTGTCAGCCCTGCTATGGAGCGCCGGTAACGAAACCCTCGGCGTGCTGATTTTCAACCTCGACGAAGGCGGCGAAAGCGTGCTGGCCTCTGCGGTGTCAGTGCTGGTGGTGATCATGGTCGCCTCGCTGATGCTGACACTCAGTTTACTGGCGCCGCGTTTACCTAAAGGAGTCATTCCATGGCAGAGTTAG
- a CDS encoding ABC transporter substrate-binding protein — translation MLKRPLLSIPTSALTAAVAVASFSLSAQVAANETLTLYTSQPNSDAQQTVDAFEAAYPDIEVEWVRDGTTRLMTRLRSELSAGVSNPDVLLIADSMTMESLKQEGHLQPYLSDERQAYDADLYDPEGYYYGTKLITTGIVYNTGAEHQPQSWQDLLGPDYEGLVTMPSPLYSGAALIHMAAITANPDLGMAYYEALHENRTEAQGGNGGVFNAVAAGTKPYGIVVDFLPIREAAKGSPVEFVFPEEGVSAVTEPVAIMQGAENVDAAQKFVDFVLSQQGQELVSQQGYLPAHNDVTPPEGFPERDSITLMPVDTEQALAQEEELKQRFSDLFGG, via the coding sequence ATGTTGAAGCGCCCCCTGTTATCTATTCCGACATCTGCCCTTACTGCTGCTGTTGCGGTAGCCAGCTTTTCCCTTTCGGCTCAGGTAGCGGCGAACGAAACGCTAACGCTCTACACCAGCCAGCCCAATAGCGACGCCCAACAGACCGTTGACGCCTTTGAAGCGGCCTATCCCGACATTGAAGTGGAGTGGGTACGCGACGGTACGACGCGCTTGATGACACGGCTGCGCTCGGAGCTTTCAGCCGGGGTGAGCAACCCTGACGTACTGCTGATTGCCGACAGCATGACCATGGAATCACTCAAGCAAGAAGGCCATTTACAGCCTTACCTAAGCGATGAGCGCCAGGCCTATGACGCCGACCTGTATGACCCAGAAGGCTACTACTACGGCACCAAGCTGATCACCACCGGAATTGTCTATAACACCGGCGCCGAGCATCAGCCGCAAAGTTGGCAAGACCTACTGGGGCCTGACTACGAAGGGTTGGTCACCATGCCTAGTCCGCTTTACTCCGGCGCTGCGCTGATCCATATGGCGGCGATCACTGCCAACCCTGACCTTGGCATGGCGTATTACGAAGCGCTTCATGAAAACCGCACCGAAGCCCAGGGTGGGAACGGCGGCGTATTTAACGCCGTGGCCGCGGGCACCAAGCCCTACGGCATCGTGGTGGATTTCCTGCCAATTCGTGAAGCCGCCAAAGGCTCGCCGGTCGAATTCGTGTTCCCGGAAGAGGGCGTGAGCGCGGTGACCGAGCCGGTCGCTATTATGCAGGGTGCAGAGAATGTCGATGCCGCGCAAAAGTTTGTTGATTTCGTGCTCTCCCAGCAGGGCCAGGAACTGGTCAGCCAGCAGGGCTACCTGCCTGCCCACAACGACGTGACCCCACCTGAAGGCTTCCCCGAGCGCGATAGCATTACCCTGATGCCGGTTGATACCGAGCAAGCATTGGCGCAGGAAGAAGAACTTAAACAGCGTTTTAGCGACCTCTTCGGCGGGTAA
- a CDS encoding YrhK family protein: MMQRQQDPMTNDWTFIIGHRELVVHQRYEVLSMINDFMLGIWFTIGSVCFFYQGAVQTVGVWLFVIGSIQLLIRPAIRLHRYVYFKQLPDTDQDA; the protein is encoded by the coding sequence ATGATGCAGCGTCAGCAGGATCCAATGACCAACGACTGGACTTTCATCATTGGGCATCGAGAGCTCGTTGTGCACCAGCGCTATGAAGTGCTTAGCATGATCAATGACTTTATGCTGGGTATTTGGTTTACGATCGGCAGTGTCTGCTTTTTTTACCAGGGTGCGGTTCAAACTGTCGGCGTGTGGCTGTTTGTGATAGGTAGCATCCAACTGCTGATTCGTCCAGCGATTCGTCTTCACCGCTATGTCTATTTTAAGCAGTTGCCGGACACCGACCAGGACGCTTAG
- the mtnK gene encoding S-methyl-5-thioribose kinase, with translation MEIDQHYRALNVDTLSERLGGIEAVASRVGGEPASWDIREVGDGNLNLVFIVSGDVGSVVVKQALPYVRMVGESWPLPIYRAHFEYYALVRQAKRAPGIAPEVYYFDKPQALIVMEYLHPHRILRRKLIDGERVDQLGETIGQFCARTAFRGSELSLSSPEKKADLGLFSGNVAIPAITESLVFTDPYYGAEMNHHTPELSPVVDELRRNARLKAKVQRLLMKFTANSETMLHGDLHSGSIMATDTDVRVIDPEFSQYGPMAFDLGMAVANFLMAYFSQPAHRQESELDEYQAWILEVIEACFNHFNAEFRHLWQTERTGILFPKSLFEEQGNSADDACDALLEEIRLDALAYCGIEMHRRVLSLAHNADFEEIEDTALRAKLEARNVLMGQTLIMEPEAYSDLTALADLARAYNQQEVL, from the coding sequence TTGGAGATTGATCAACATTACCGCGCGCTCAATGTCGACACCCTATCCGAGCGATTGGGTGGTATTGAGGCGGTGGCTAGTCGAGTGGGCGGAGAACCCGCTAGCTGGGACATTCGCGAGGTGGGTGATGGCAACCTCAACCTAGTATTTATTGTCTCCGGTGATGTGGGCAGTGTAGTGGTTAAGCAGGCGCTTCCCTATGTACGTATGGTCGGAGAGAGCTGGCCGCTACCTATTTATCGCGCCCATTTTGAGTACTACGCCTTGGTGCGCCAGGCCAAGCGTGCGCCGGGGATTGCCCCTGAAGTCTATTACTTCGACAAGCCCCAGGCGCTGATAGTGATGGAGTATCTCCACCCGCACAGAATCTTGCGCCGTAAGCTGATCGACGGTGAGCGCGTTGACCAGCTTGGCGAAACCATTGGCCAATTCTGCGCCCGCACGGCGTTTCGTGGCTCGGAGCTTTCGCTGAGCAGCCCTGAGAAAAAGGCGGATTTAGGGCTGTTTTCCGGCAATGTGGCAATTCCTGCCATCACCGAATCGCTGGTATTTACCGACCCCTATTACGGCGCTGAAATGAATCACCACACGCCGGAGCTTTCGCCGGTGGTGGACGAACTGCGCCGTAATGCGCGGTTAAAAGCCAAAGTGCAGCGGCTGTTGATGAAGTTTACCGCTAACAGCGAAACCATGCTTCATGGTGACCTGCACTCCGGATCAATCATGGCCACGGATACTGACGTGCGGGTCATTGACCCCGAGTTCTCCCAGTACGGGCCGATGGCCTTTGACCTGGGCATGGCGGTAGCCAACTTCCTAATGGCCTATTTCAGCCAGCCCGCCCACCGTCAAGAGAGCGAGCTTGATGAGTATCAGGCGTGGATTCTTGAAGTGATTGAGGCGTGCTTTAACCACTTTAATGCCGAGTTCCGTCACCTTTGGCAAACCGAGCGGACGGGCATTCTTTTTCCCAAGTCGCTGTTTGAAGAGCAGGGCAATAGCGCCGATGACGCTTGTGATGCGCTGCTTGAAGAGATCCGCCTGGATGCGCTGGCCTACTGCGGCATCGAAATGCACCGCCGTGTTTTATCACTGGCCCACAACGCGGACTTTGAAGAGATAGAAGACACCGCGCTGCGCGCCAAGCTTGAAGCGCGCAATGTGCTGATGGGTCAAACGCTGATTATGGAGCCGGAAGCCTATAGTGACCTTACCGCGCTGGCGGATTTAGCCAGGGCATATAACCAGCAAGAAGTGTTGTAG
- a CDS encoding ABC transporter ATP-binding protein: MAELGMAVPSSAGLSIDRVTKRFGEQTAVDALSLTINPGEFVALLGPSGCGKTTMLRMLAGFETVNDGTIQLANRTLASADIHVPPEQRNMAMVFQSYALWPHMSVADNVGYPVKLRGLRGAAYHQKVQQALALVELDAYADRMPQALSGGQRQRVALARCLVSDPSVVLLDEPLANLDRHLRATMEHSFRDFHQRTGATLVYVTHDQTEAMALADKIAVMKAGKLVQWGAPETLYRQPRTAWVAGFIGQGSQLKVAAGHPGKRLEGAALMRGLNAITSERTQSVLVRPEHIQISTQAPVAHQLAAQVESVIFRGERYELSLRLPSGETLLAYHHIAPDLGSQVAVDLQQGWCLEPEQ, from the coding sequence ATGGCAGAGTTAGGCATGGCAGTGCCATCTAGTGCAGGGCTATCGATCGATCGTGTTACCAAGCGCTTTGGCGAACAGACGGCCGTTGATGCGCTGTCGCTGACGATCAATCCAGGCGAGTTTGTCGCTCTGCTCGGCCCCAGTGGTTGTGGCAAAACCACCATGCTACGCATGTTGGCGGGGTTTGAAACCGTCAACGACGGCACGATCCAATTAGCCAATCGTACCCTGGCCAGCGCCGATATCCATGTGCCGCCTGAGCAGCGCAATATGGCCATGGTATTTCAGTCCTATGCGCTTTGGCCGCATATGAGCGTGGCGGACAACGTCGGCTACCCGGTCAAACTGCGCGGCCTGCGCGGGGCGGCGTATCACCAAAAGGTGCAGCAGGCCCTGGCCCTGGTGGAGCTCGATGCTTATGCCGACCGCATGCCCCAGGCCCTCAGTGGCGGCCAGCGCCAGCGCGTCGCCCTGGCGCGCTGTTTAGTGAGCGACCCCTCTGTGGTGCTGCTGGATGAGCCGCTGGCCAATCTTGACCGTCACCTGCGCGCCACCATGGAGCACAGCTTCCGCGATTTTCATCAGCGAACGGGCGCAACGCTGGTCTATGTCACCCACGACCAAACCGAAGCCATGGCGCTGGCAGACAAAATCGCCGTGATGAAAGCGGGCAAGCTGGTTCAATGGGGCGCCCCTGAAACCCTTTACAGACAGCCGAGAACTGCCTGGGTAGCAGGCTTTATCGGCCAGGGCAGCCAGTTAAAGGTCGCCGCCGGTCACCCTGGGAAGCGCCTTGAGGGCGCGGCCCTGATGCGCGGACTGAACGCCATCACGTCCGAACGAACCCAAAGCGTGCTGGTGCGCCCGGAGCATATTCAGATTAGCACTCAAGCGCCAGTTGCTCATCAGCTTGCCGCACAGGTAGAGAGCGTTATTTTTCGTGGCGAACGCTATGAACTTAGCCTACGCCTGCCCAGCGGCGAAACGCTGCTGGCCTACCACCACATCGCGCCTGACCTGGGTAGCCAGGTTGCCGTCGACCTTCAGCAGGGCTGGTGCCTGGAGCCCGAACAATGA
- the mtnC gene encoding acireductone synthase, whose protein sequence is MSNSTVRAIVTDIEGTTTDINFVHKVLFPYAHSKLPDFLRANADIPAVAEQIDAVRSEMGAPDATLEAVIAQLLHWIETDQKITSLKALQGMVWADGYQRGDFKGHLYSDVAPALRQWKDLGKALYVYSSGSVQAQKLLFGYSDAGDLTPLFSGYFDTHIGHKREATAYQRIVAELDLPPAAVLFLSDVIEELDAAKQAGMQTLQLVREGTQPGNTHACVTRFDEIAL, encoded by the coding sequence ATGAGTAATTCAACTGTTCGCGCCATTGTGACCGATATTGAAGGCACCACCACGGACATTAACTTTGTCCATAAGGTGCTGTTTCCCTACGCCCACTCCAAACTGCCAGACTTTCTTCGCGCGAATGCAGACATACCTGCGGTTGCCGAGCAGATCGACGCCGTGCGCAGTGAAATGGGTGCCCCTGATGCCACGCTGGAAGCAGTCATTGCGCAGTTACTACATTGGATCGAGACTGACCAAAAAATAACTTCGCTGAAAGCACTGCAAGGTATGGTATGGGCGGATGGCTACCAACGCGGCGACTTCAAAGGCCATCTCTATAGCGATGTAGCCCCTGCCCTGCGTCAGTGGAAGGACTTGGGCAAGGCGCTGTACGTCTATTCATCTGGTTCTGTTCAGGCGCAGAAGCTGCTGTTTGGCTATAGCGATGCGGGCGACCTAACCCCCCTATTTAGCGGCTACTTTGATACCCATATTGGCCATAAGCGTGAGGCTACTGCCTATCAGCGTATTGTCGCCGAGCTTGACCTGCCACCGGCAGCGGTGCTGTTCTTGTCGGACGTGATCGAAGAATTGGACGCCGCCAAACAGGCAGGCATGCAAACCCTGCAGTTGGTGCGCGAAGGCACCCAGCCTGGCAACACCCATGCTTGCGTTACTCGCTTTGATGAAATTGCGCTTTAG
- a CDS encoding DeoR/GlpR family DNA-binding transcription regulator, with amino-acid sequence MRQFERRQQLLQRIHSQGRQSVDSLAGEFGVSVQTLRGDIRHLADKGLVLRRQGEVLPFPEQENIGYDQRQIVNVAGKRQIAARAASLVQDHQALFLGTGTTVEQLADALSDKQGLHIMTNNLHALIKLCQLKCELVVAGGRVRRRDQDVIGGDAWRFFQRYRADVGIVSVGGMDSHGQLYDYNDDEVMAREALLAHAGYRVLVLDKTKFDLPLRCAAGQLGDYDAVVTDVPLPDKLRSPLAAQGVRFLG; translated from the coding sequence ATGCGCCAGTTCGAACGTCGACAACAGCTGTTGCAGCGAATCCACTCACAAGGGCGCCAATCGGTAGACAGCCTGGCAGGCGAGTTTGGGGTTTCTGTGCAAACTCTGCGTGGAGATATTCGCCACCTGGCTGATAAGGGCCTGGTGTTGCGTCGCCAAGGGGAGGTGCTGCCGTTTCCCGAGCAGGAAAATATCGGCTACGACCAGCGTCAGATTGTGAACGTGGCGGGTAAACGGCAGATCGCGGCGCGGGCAGCGAGCTTGGTACAGGATCATCAAGCACTGTTCTTAGGCACGGGCACCACGGTTGAGCAGTTGGCCGATGCGCTGAGTGATAAGCAAGGTCTGCATATCATGACCAATAACCTGCATGCGCTGATTAAGCTGTGCCAGTTGAAGTGCGAGCTAGTGGTGGCCGGTGGGCGAGTGCGTCGGCGCGATCAGGATGTGATTGGCGGCGATGCCTGGCGCTTTTTTCAACGCTACCGTGCCGATGTGGGGATTGTCTCGGTGGGGGGAATGGATAGCCATGGCCAGCTTTATGACTATAACGACGACGAAGTGATGGCCCGTGAGGCGCTGTTGGCCCATGCCGGTTATCGCGTGTTAGTGCTGGATAAAACCAAGTTCGACCTGCCACTACGCTGCGCCGCGGGTCAGCTGGGTGATTATGATGCCGTAGTGACCGATGTGCCGCTGCCAGACAAGCTTCGCAGCCCATTGGCTGCTCAAGGCGTTCGGTTTTTAGGCTAA
- a CDS encoding MBL fold metallo-hydrolase, producing MSVNIEILSGLGAKGPAAILVEAQGKRLLLDAGGALHPDDTITWANNLDVDAVLISHDHIDHIGGVAELAENVPLYCTPLVAKALPHNRPWHPLPERGTLEVEGIIVTTGQAGHSLGGVWLHLAVEGGVYYSGDACFESQLFPFDTPPKAAIALLDASYGSYDQPQAHCVQAISEHLYQPLAFPVPETGRALEMALWLAKEADRRQLTLAIDPVIRDNLAALLALPATLRRPGLDHSIRSLLARQNAYSPTLMLMCDRSDTPQQWPNHHLLHTGYLTPDRRAELAAGQISWQRWNVHLRASHLVALADQLGATQVVPLFTQLANNELNAWHGLLGERLCTAQRLSAHSRLVTLSSLGSFACPQ from the coding sequence ATGAGTGTCAATATCGAGATTCTCAGTGGTTTAGGCGCCAAAGGCCCGGCCGCGATACTGGTAGAAGCCCAGGGAAAACGCCTACTGCTAGATGCAGGCGGTGCACTCCACCCGGATGACACCATTACCTGGGCGAACAACCTGGATGTGGATGCCGTACTGATCAGCCATGACCATATCGACCATATCGGCGGCGTGGCCGAGCTAGCGGAGAACGTGCCACTTTATTGCACACCGCTGGTAGCCAAGGCCTTGCCGCACAACCGCCCCTGGCACCCACTGCCCGAACGCGGCACGCTAGAGGTGGAAGGCATCATTGTTACCACCGGCCAAGCGGGACACTCGCTAGGCGGTGTGTGGCTGCATTTAGCGGTGGAAGGCGGTGTTTACTATAGCGGCGACGCCTGTTTTGAGTCGCAACTGTTTCCTTTTGATACTCCACCGAAAGCGGCTATTGCGCTACTGGATGCCTCCTACGGCAGCTACGACCAACCCCAAGCACATTGTGTACAGGCCATTAGTGAGCATCTTTATCAACCGCTGGCATTTCCGGTGCCGGAAACCGGCCGCGCTCTGGAGATGGCACTCTGGCTGGCGAAAGAGGCTGACCGGCGGCAGTTAACGCTCGCCATCGACCCGGTGATTCGCGACAACCTGGCCGCGCTCTTGGCACTGCCTGCAACACTGCGTCGGCCTGGGCTCGACCACTCGATTCGCTCACTTTTAGCGCGGCAAAACGCTTACTCGCCAACCCTTATGTTGATGTGCGATCGCAGCGATACTCCGCAACAGTGGCCCAATCACCACCTGCTCCACACCGGTTATCTAACCCCTGATCGCCGCGCCGAGCTAGCGGCAGGCCAAATCAGCTGGCAGCGCTGGAATGTTCACCTACGCGCGTCGCACCTGGTGGCGCTTGCCGATCAGTTGGGCGCCACTCAAGTGGTACCGCTATTTACCCAGCTTGCCAATAACGAATTGAATGC
- a CDS encoding GGDEF domain-containing protein codes for MFNDTLLTAVEDELERRAWRLRFSDELEARFEADTQRKRSRSLVVAGLISAVIYCVFLINDYSFRPDSFTTALILRIGVMLPIGLPILWWVYRGVPPPLRETLMASTVIVATVVSCLIFVSSSVAYSYLDVFSFGLILLVGNIVYSLRFSYACVSSAISIFIILGFVLHYEPMPPEVKRLAIFTIIAQALFTLMANYRFERSERTSYLHVLKEKLRAGYYFQDNQKLTQMSVTDSLTNLANRRQFDAVFPVRWQEAADKGLCLGLMVIDIDHFKAYNDYYGHPQGDVCLQQVAKAMQANSRDSDLVVRFGGEEFLVLMTNATPETAIPAAERIRCSVEALGIPNHGSSAHSVVTISIGIALLRPAVGLTPADLLLKADEALYEAKRQGRNRIREASLVDSPSSDDAVGSLGISAR; via the coding sequence ATGTTCAATGACACGTTGCTGACAGCGGTGGAAGACGAGTTGGAAAGGAGGGCTTGGCGGTTACGCTTTAGCGATGAATTGGAGGCGCGTTTTGAAGCTGATACCCAGCGCAAACGAAGCCGTAGCTTGGTCGTTGCAGGTTTGATATCAGCGGTCATCTACTGCGTGTTTTTGATCAATGACTACAGCTTTCGTCCCGACTCTTTTACCACAGCCCTGATATTACGCATTGGGGTGATGCTGCCTATTGGCTTGCCCATTCTATGGTGGGTCTACCGAGGCGTGCCCCCGCCCCTTCGTGAGACCTTAATGGCAAGCACTGTAATCGTTGCTACGGTTGTCTCCTGCTTAATATTTGTGAGTTCCAGTGTTGCCTACTCGTATTTGGACGTTTTCTCTTTCGGTCTTATCCTGCTGGTAGGGAATATCGTTTACTCATTGCGGTTTAGCTATGCCTGTGTGTCATCCGCCATTAGTATATTTATAATATTAGGTTTTGTTTTGCACTACGAACCAATGCCGCCAGAAGTGAAGCGGCTAGCTATCTTTACTATCATCGCTCAGGCGCTGTTCACCTTAATGGCTAACTATCGCTTCGAGCGAAGCGAGCGAACCTCTTACCTGCATGTGTTGAAAGAAAAGCTCCGGGCGGGCTATTACTTCCAAGACAATCAAAAGTTGACCCAGATGTCGGTCACCGATTCCTTAACGAACCTTGCCAATCGACGCCAGTTCGATGCGGTCTTCCCCGTGCGCTGGCAGGAGGCCGCCGATAAAGGTCTCTGTTTAGGGCTGATGGTTATTGATATCGACCATTTCAAAGCTTACAACGATTACTATGGACACCCCCAAGGTGATGTCTGTTTGCAGCAAGTGGCAAAGGCCATGCAGGCCAATAGCCGTGACTCCGATTTAGTCGTACGCTTTGGCGGTGAAGAGTTTTTAGTGCTGATGACCAATGCAACACCTGAAACGGCAATACCCGCGGCAGAGCGAATAAGATGCAGCGTGGAGGCCTTAGGGATTCCTAATCACGGTAGCTCGGCACATAGCGTTGTTACCATCAGTATTGGTATTGCGTTGCTACGCCCCGCAGTAGGCCTTACACCCGCCGACTTGTTGTTAAAAGCGGATGAAGCGCTTTATGAAGCTAAACGGCAGGGCCGCAACCGTATCAGAGAGGCTAGTTTGGTTGATTCACCCTCCTCTGATGACGCTGTTGGTAGCTTAGGTATATCAGCACGGTAG
- the mtnB gene encoding methylthioribulose 1-phosphate dehydratase: MMTLQTELLDAISWAAQQGWTPATGGNFSARTEAGYLVTASGRDKTRIQADDLLLCNLDGKVLSGDGKPSAESDLHAALYRLDSTINCVLHTHTIASTVLSRRFPEGIELSGFEMQKALAGNVTHEASIRLPVVPNSQDMQELAEHVRSGWPMPWGFLVAGHGIYAVGDSIASCRRHLEAIEFLLACILEESRWS; the protein is encoded by the coding sequence ATGATGACGCTACAAACTGAACTGCTGGACGCCATTTCATGGGCGGCGCAGCAAGGCTGGACACCCGCCACTGGCGGTAACTTTTCCGCCCGTACCGAGGCGGGCTATCTTGTCACCGCTTCTGGCCGGGATAAAACCCGCATTCAGGCCGATGACCTGTTGCTCTGCAACCTGGATGGCAAGGTGCTATCCGGCGATGGGAAACCTAGCGCGGAAAGCGATCTGCATGCCGCCCTCTATCGTTTGGACAGCACCATTAACTGCGTGTTGCACACCCACACGATAGCCAGCACGGTGCTCTCGCGTCGCTTCCCAGAGGGTATTGAGCTAAGCGGCTTTGAAATGCAAAAAGCCTTAGCGGGTAACGTGACCCACGAGGCTAGCATCCGCTTGCCGGTGGTACCCAACTCCCAGGATATGCAAGAACTGGCCGAGCACGTACGCAGCGGCTGGCCGATGCCCTGGGGCTTTTTGGTCGCGGGGCATGGCATATATGCCGTGGGCGATAGCATTGCCAGCTGTCGCCGCCACCTGGAAGCGATTGAGTTTTTACTTGCCTGTATCCTTGAAGAGAGTCGCTGGTCTTAA
- a CDS encoding 1,2-dihydroxy-3-keto-5-methylthiopentene dioxygenase: MSQLKVFADQNPNNALIDTTDGEQITTELNKVGVLFERWAAPGEIADDATQEDILALYQDDIDRVKAMGGYQTVDVLHMVPTHPDKDAMRQKFLNEHRHHEDEVRFFVKGQGLFCLHIDDKVYQVLCTRNDLISVPANTPHWFDMGPAPEFTALRFFDNVEGWVPHWTESDIAGNFDRLDQL, encoded by the coding sequence ATGTCGCAACTGAAAGTATTTGCTGATCAGAACCCTAACAATGCCCTGATCGACACCACCGACGGCGAGCAGATTACCACTGAGCTAAACAAAGTGGGCGTGCTGTTCGAGCGCTGGGCAGCGCCGGGCGAAATTGCCGACGACGCCACCCAGGAAGATATTTTGGCGCTTTATCAAGACGACATCGACCGCGTCAAAGCCATGGGCGGCTATCAAACTGTCGATGTGTTGCATATGGTGCCAACGCACCCAGACAAAGACGCCATGCGCCAAAAGTTCTTGAACGAACATCGCCACCATGAAGATGAAGTACGTTTCTTCGTCAAAGGACAAGGGCTATTTTGTCTGCACATTGATGACAAGGTGTATCAGGTACTGTGTACCCGCAATGACCTGATCAGCGTACCCGCCAACACACCCCACTGGTTCGATATGGGCCCAGCGCCAGAATTCACCGCGCTACGCTTCTTCGATAATGTGGAAGGCTGGGTACCCCACTGGACTGAAAGCGATATCGCCGGGAATTTTGATCGCCTGGATCAGTTGTAA
- a CDS encoding DksA/TraR family C4-type zinc finger protein — translation MAGGWAKDGAEQEQMESTLEDAVQRARSQLPRGESLETCEECGDPIPEPRRKAIPGVRLCVVCQGELDKKQSAFSGYNRRGSKDSQLR, via the coding sequence ATGGCAGGTGGATGGGCAAAAGATGGTGCCGAACAAGAGCAGATGGAAAGCACACTGGAAGATGCGGTGCAGCGTGCCCGTAGCCAACTACCTCGGGGAGAAAGTCTTGAGACTTGTGAGGAGTGTGGCGACCCCATTCCGGAACCGCGCCGTAAGGCGATTCCGGGCGTTCGGCTGTGCGTGGTGTGTCAGGGTGAGTTAGATAAAAAACAGTCGGCCTTTAGTGGCTATAACCGTCGTGGCAGTAAAGATAGCCAGCTAAGATGA